One window from the genome of Vicia villosa cultivar HV-30 ecotype Madison, WI unplaced genomic scaffold, Vvil1.0 ctg.000622F_1_1, whole genome shotgun sequence encodes:
- the LOC131629920 gene encoding protein ROOT INITIATION DEFECTIVE 3-like gives MVVVLASSSDASGGIGCWDLHTGTEQIRYKSLSSPGHGLVSVGDRFLASSQLRDASTSSGSVFFWSWSKPQVEVKSFPSEPITPLAANHSGTYLVGGGLSGEIYLWEVETGKLLRKWHGHNTAVTCLVFSEDDSLLISGFKNGSVRVWSLLMIFDDVRRREASQIYEYSFSDHTLCVNDVVIGSGGCNAIIVSASDDRTCKVWSLSNGMLQRNIVFPSKIKAIALDPAEHVFYAGSEDGRIFIVALNTTKIATNNQVSYIIDSFSNHSKAVTCLAYSAGDNCLISGSEDGIVRVWNASTHNIIRVFKHAKGPITNIIVVRPENDSSNHMSSNLQAASKKKGAQFPPLEKYANSIHGHSVTKTIVSLGDSDRCMDVSYLSSHVISNYSKELQNQGSAAASEMEIEKLKHECQKSAQMVNQWKKMYENLHQFCVKELVDENKN, from the exons ATGGTGGTTGTTTTAGCTTCATCCTCTGATGCTAGTGGTGGGATTGGATGCTGGGACCTTCACACAGGTACTGAGCAGATCCGCTATAAATCATTATCTTCCCCTGGCCATGGACTGGTCTCTGTTGGTGATCGTTTTCTTGCATCATCTCAGCTCCGAGACGCATCAACTTCCTCTGGTTCTGTTTTCTTCTGGTCCTGGTCCAAG CCTCAAGTCGAAGTAAAGAGCTTTCCCTCTGAACCTATTACACCTCTTGCGGCTAATCACAGCGGCACCTATCTTGTTGGTGGAGGTTTGTCAGGTGAAATATACTTGTGGGAG GTTGAAACCGGCAAATTGCTTAGGAAGTGGCATGGTCATAATACGGCTGTTACTTGCCTGGTATTTTCTGAAGACGACTCACTTCTAATATCTGGTTTTAAAAACGGAAGCGTACGAGTTTGGTCTCTCTTAAT GATATTTGATGATGTGAGAAGACGGGAAGCAAGCCAGATTTACGAGTATAGTTTTTCAGATCACACTTTGTGTGTAAATGATGTTGTGATTGGTTCTGGAGGGTGCAATGCAATTATAGTTTCGGCATCAGATGATCGGACCTGTAAG GTATGGAGCTTATCTAATGGAATGCTACAAAGAAATATAGTATTCCCTTCAAAGATTAAAGCTATTGCATTGGATCCTGCTGAACATGTCTTTTATGCTGGCAGTGAAGATGGAAGAATATTTATCGTTGCACTTAACACCACAAAAATTGCTACCAATAATCAAGTATCGTATATCATTGATTCATTTTCTAACCACAG CAAGGCAGTTACTTGCTTGGCATATAGCGCCGGCGATAACTGTTTAATATCGGGGTCTGAGGATGGAATAGTTCGAGTTTGGAATGCAAGTACTCATAACATCATCCGTGTCTTTAAACATGCTAAAG gaCCAATAACAAACATTATTGTCGTTAGACCCGAAAATGATTCAAGCAATCATATGTCATCTAATTTACAAGCAGCCTCAAAAAAGAAGGGAGCTCAATTTCCTCCTTTGGAAAAATATGCAAATTCAATACACGGACATTCAGTTACCAAGACTATCGTCAGTCTTGGGGATAGCGATAGATGCATGGATGTTTCATACCTTAGTTCTCATGTGATTTCTAATTACAGTAAAGAACTTCAG AATCAAGGTTCAGCTGCCGCTTCTGAAATGGAGATAGAGAAACTTAAACACGAATGCCAAAAGTCTGCGCAGATGGTTAATCAATGGAAGAAAATGTATGAAAACCTGCATCAGTTTTGTGTAAAAGAGCTAGTAGATGAAAATAAGAACTAA
- the LOC131629951 gene encoding uncharacterized protein LOC131629951 isoform X1 has product MEWNGIHTTLFRSVPSVFKLSKQWNIILFHPIPLRSIRFHQSKQSLIVIMAENSGCRGRGRPKRNAEAPLEFNEDGWKQMMPVMQEQTAVIANLINLVQSLPPPLPENPNRFFFDIFQLNPPSFAGGDHPLEAQSWIRELNKIFKIVQCTDEQKVKFAAFMLKGAADYWWEWEEASMIAKGKAIDWECFQEVFLDWYFPKFLRARKEQEFIEIQQGDMSVAEYVAEFEELARFASRSFYASNEEWKIKIFEKGLRSDIRISLAPHKFTNYTSLVHESFIAEECLKKIDEECQQEWEQSESQSPSPSKYSQHLKVRVSQNKGKQVRNSNSPRASKCYECGKNHVGECLAGKNVCFWCKQPGHVIQNCLVLQAKGSS; this is encoded by the exons atggaatggaatggaatccataccactctattccgctccgttccatccgtttttaaattatccaaacaatggaatatcattttattccatcccattccgctccgctccatccggttccatcaatccaaacaaagccttatTGT AATTATGGCAGAAAATTCGGGATGTCGTGGCCGAGGTAGGCCTAAGAGAAATGCTGAAGCACCTCTGGAATTTAATGAAGACGGGTGGAAGCAGATGATGCCAGTAATGCAAGAACAAACAGCTGTTAttgctaatttaattaatttggttcaATCTCTTCCTCCGCCTCTGCCTGAAAACCCGAATCGGTTCTTCTTTGACATTTTCCAACTCAACCCTCCGTCTTTCGCTGGAGGGGACCATCCGTTGGAAGCCCAATCTTGGATAAGAGAACTgaataagattttcaaaatcgtGCAATGCACGGACGAACAAAAGGTAAAATTTGCCGCGTTTATGCTTAAGGGAGCAGCGGATTATTGGTGGGAATGGGAAGAAGCCAGCATGATAGCCAAGGGAAAGGCCATAGACTGGGAATGTTTTCAAGAAGTGTTCCTTGATTGGTATTTTCCAAAGTTTCTACGGGCGCGGAAGGAACAAGAATTTATTGAAATTCAGCAAGGTGATATGTCTGTGGCGGAGTATGTGGCTGAATTCGAAGAGTTGGCTAGGTTTGCATCCCGTTCTTTTTACGCCTCGAATGAGGAGTGGAAGattaagatttttgaaaaaggATTAAGGTCTGATATCAGAATCAGCTTAGCCCCACATAAGTTCACAAACTATACCTCATTAGTGCATGAGAGTTTCATCGCGGAAGAGtgtttgaagaagattgatgaagaaTGCCAACAGGAATGGGAGCAGTCCGAGAGTCAGAGTCCGAGTCCGAGTAAATATTCTCAACATCTGAAGGTCAGAGTTTCTCAGAACAAAGGCAAACAAGTCCGAAACTCGAATTCGCCTCGGGCGAGTAAGTGTTATGAATGTGGGAAGAATCATGTTGGAGAATGTCTGGCTGGAAAGAATGTGTGTTTTTGGTGCAAGCAGCCTGGACATGTGATTCAGAACTGCCTTGTGCTACAAGCAAAAGGAAGTAGCTAA
- the LOC131629951 gene encoding uncharacterized protein LOC131629951 isoform X2, with protein sequence MAENSGCRGRGRPKRNAEAPLEFNEDGWKQMMPVMQEQTAVIANLINLVQSLPPPLPENPNRFFFDIFQLNPPSFAGGDHPLEAQSWIRELNKIFKIVQCTDEQKVKFAAFMLKGAADYWWEWEEASMIAKGKAIDWECFQEVFLDWYFPKFLRARKEQEFIEIQQGDMSVAEYVAEFEELARFASRSFYASNEEWKIKIFEKGLRSDIRISLAPHKFTNYTSLVHESFIAEECLKKIDEECQQEWEQSESQSPSPSKYSQHLKVRVSQNKGKQVRNSNSPRASKCYECGKNHVGECLAGKNVCFWCKQPGHVIQNCLVLQAKGSS encoded by the coding sequence ATGGCAGAAAATTCGGGATGTCGTGGCCGAGGTAGGCCTAAGAGAAATGCTGAAGCACCTCTGGAATTTAATGAAGACGGGTGGAAGCAGATGATGCCAGTAATGCAAGAACAAACAGCTGTTAttgctaatttaattaatttggttcaATCTCTTCCTCCGCCTCTGCCTGAAAACCCGAATCGGTTCTTCTTTGACATTTTCCAACTCAACCCTCCGTCTTTCGCTGGAGGGGACCATCCGTTGGAAGCCCAATCTTGGATAAGAGAACTgaataagattttcaaaatcgtGCAATGCACGGACGAACAAAAGGTAAAATTTGCCGCGTTTATGCTTAAGGGAGCAGCGGATTATTGGTGGGAATGGGAAGAAGCCAGCATGATAGCCAAGGGAAAGGCCATAGACTGGGAATGTTTTCAAGAAGTGTTCCTTGATTGGTATTTTCCAAAGTTTCTACGGGCGCGGAAGGAACAAGAATTTATTGAAATTCAGCAAGGTGATATGTCTGTGGCGGAGTATGTGGCTGAATTCGAAGAGTTGGCTAGGTTTGCATCCCGTTCTTTTTACGCCTCGAATGAGGAGTGGAAGattaagatttttgaaaaaggATTAAGGTCTGATATCAGAATCAGCTTAGCCCCACATAAGTTCACAAACTATACCTCATTAGTGCATGAGAGTTTCATCGCGGAAGAGtgtttgaagaagattgatgaagaaTGCCAACAGGAATGGGAGCAGTCCGAGAGTCAGAGTCCGAGTCCGAGTAAATATTCTCAACATCTGAAGGTCAGAGTTTCTCAGAACAAAGGCAAACAAGTCCGAAACTCGAATTCGCCTCGGGCGAGTAAGTGTTATGAATGTGGGAAGAATCATGTTGGAGAATGTCTGGCTGGAAAGAATGTGTGTTTTTGGTGCAAGCAGCCTGGACATGTGATTCAGAACTGCCTTGTGCTACAAGCAAAAGGAAGTAGCTAA
- the LOC131629950 gene encoding uncharacterized protein LOC131629950, translating to MAENSGCRGRGRPKKNTEAPLEFNEDWWKQMMRVMQEQTDVLANLVNCSVQPPPPPPPENPNQFFFDIFQLNPLSFAGGDHPLEAQSWIRELNKIFKIVQCTDEQKVKFAAFMLKGAADYWWEGEEARMIAKGNKIDWESFQEVFLDRYFPKFLQRRKEQEFIHIQQGDDMSVAEYVAEFEELARFASRSFYASNEEWKIQIFERGLRSDIRISLAPHKFTNYTSLVHKSFIAEEGLKKIDEECQQEWEQSESQSPSPSKYSQHLKVRVSQNKSKQVRASNSPWASKCYECGKNHVGECLAGKNVCFWCKQPGHVIQNCLVLQAKGSS from the coding sequence ATGGCAGAAAATTCGGGATGTCGTGGCCGAGGTAGGCCTAAGAAAAATACGGAAGCACCTTTGGAATTTAATGAAGACTGGTGGAAGCAGATGATGCGAgtaatgcaagagcaaacagatgtTCTTGCTAATTTGGTTAATTGCTCGGTTCAACCTCCTCCTCCACCTCCGCCTGAAAACCCGAATCAGTTCTTCTTTGACATTTTCCAACTCAACCCTCTGTCTTTCGCGGGAGGGGACCATCCGTTGGAGGCCCAATCTTGGATAAGAGAACTGAATAAGATTTTCAAAATTGTGCAGTGCACGGACGAACAAAAGGTAAAATTTGCGGCGTTTATGCTTAAGGGAGCAGCGGATTATTGGTGGGAGGGGGAAGAAGCCAGAATGATAGCTAAGGGAAACAAGATAGACTGGGAAAGTTTTCAAGAAGTGTTCCTTGATAGGTATTTCCCGAAGTTTCTACAGAGACGGAAGGAACAAGAATTTATTCATATTCAGCAAGGTGATGATATGTCTGTGGCGGAGTATGTGGCTGAATTCGAAGAGTTGGCTAGGTTTGCATCCCGTTCTTTTTACGCCTCGAATGAGGAGTGGAAGATTCAGATTTTCGAACGGGGATTAAGGTCTGATATCAGAATCAGCTTAGCCCCACATAAGTTCACAAACTATACCTCATTAGTGCATAAGAGTTTCATCGCGGAAGAGggtttgaagaagattgatgaagaaTGCCAACAGGAATGGGAGCAGTCCGAGAGTCAGAGTCCGAGTCCGAGTAAGTATTCTCAACATCTGAAGGTCAGAGTTTCTCAGAACAAAAGCAAACAAGTCCGAGCCTCGAATTCACCTTGGGCGAGTAAGTGTTATGAATGTGGGAAGAATCATGTTGGAGAATGTCTGGCTGGAAAGAATGTGTGTTTTTGGTGCAAGCAGCCTGGACATGTGATTCAGAACTGCCTTGTGCTACAAGCAAAAGGAAGTAGCTAA